From Flavipsychrobacter sp., a single genomic window includes:
- a CDS encoding LutB/LldF family L-lactate oxidation iron-sulfur protein: MSNNSATFIAKSRIKAEDLEHKRKLHFNIDKYNTAVVKGKQQYADLDLARKRAKNIKWKTIENLDKYLEEFEKNFTARGGKVIWAENAEEAQQAILEICKAKNTKQVVKSKSMVTEEIHLNDFLEKNNIESVETDLGEYIQQLDGEAPYHIVTPAMHKSKEDVAKLFHEKLGVEPNLAPQELTQIARVKLREKYVTSEVGVTGGNFLLADTGAVCLTENEGNGRLTTAFPKTHIAIVGIEKMLPSINDLHLFWPLLSTYGTGQKVTVYNSIFTGPKQPGETDGPEEMYVILLDNGRTNLLRKEVRESMYCIRCGSCLNVCPIYKNIGGHTYGTTYSGPIGSVITPHLKGMSDFKHLSYSSSLCGNCTEVCPVKINIHEMLLNNRNIAVKEGHGSFVEGATWKAWKLAMLNRGLMNTAGGNMKTKVIHTLFKNSWEAHRSKLEFPRKSFNQLWKDRN; this comes from the coding sequence ATGAGCAACAACAGTGCTACATTTATTGCAAAAAGTAGGATAAAAGCAGAAGATCTTGAACATAAGAGAAAACTGCATTTTAATATAGATAAGTATAATACTGCTGTAGTAAAAGGAAAACAGCAATATGCTGATCTTGACCTTGCTCGTAAGCGTGCTAAGAATATCAAGTGGAAAACGATTGAAAACCTGGATAAATATCTGGAAGAGTTTGAGAAAAACTTTACAGCTAGGGGGGGTAAGGTGATCTGGGCTGAAAATGCAGAAGAAGCACAGCAGGCCATTCTAGAAATATGCAAGGCTAAGAATACCAAGCAAGTTGTTAAGTCGAAATCGATGGTGACAGAAGAAATTCACCTAAACGATTTCTTAGAAAAAAATAATATAGAGTCTGTTGAAACAGACCTTGGAGAATACATCCAACAACTGGATGGCGAAGCGCCATACCATATTGTAACGCCTGCCATGCACAAGAGCAAGGAAGACGTTGCTAAACTATTTCACGAAAAACTAGGTGTAGAACCCAATCTTGCACCTCAAGAGCTTACACAAATTGCCCGTGTAAAGCTTAGAGAGAAATATGTGACTTCTGAAGTAGGTGTAACAGGTGGTAACTTTTTGTTAGCAGATACAGGTGCTGTTTGTCTTACTGAGAATGAGGGTAATGGAAGATTAACTACAGCTTTCCCTAAAACACATATTGCGATAGTTGGTATAGAAAAAATGCTACCGTCGATCAACGACTTACATCTTTTCTGGCCACTATTATCTACATATGGAACGGGACAAAAAGTAACGGTCTATAACTCTATTTTCACCGGACCAAAACAACCCGGCGAAACAGATGGACCTGAAGAAATGTATGTTATACTTCTTGACAATGGAAGAACTAACCTGCTTAGAAAAGAAGTAAGAGAAAGTATGTATTGCATCCGTTGCGGTTCTTGCCTCAACGTTTGCCCTATTTATAAAAATATTGGTGGCCATACTTATGGCACCACCTATAGTGGTCCTATTGGTTCGGTAATTACTCCACACCTAAAAGGCATGAGTGATTTTAAACACTTGAGTTACTCTTCAAGCCTGTGTGGAAACTGTACAGAAGTTTGTCCAGTGAAGATCAATATTCACGAAATGCTACTCAACAATAGAAACATTGCTGTAAAAGAAGGGCATGGCAGTTTTGTAGAGGGGGCTACCTGGAAAGCATGGAAGTTAGCCATGCTTAATAGAGGATTAATGAACACAGCAGGTGGTAATATGAAAACCAAAGTGATCCATACATTATTCAAAAACAGCTGGGAGGCACACAGAAGCAAACTGGAATTTCCTCGCAAGTCCTTCAACCAACTTTGGAAAGACCGTAACTAG
- a CDS encoding polysaccharide deacetylase family protein, with protein MPALTIYSKQNSARLSYVLDWLFRDRLDIDYVIVDRIPVTNDIFISYGAVCDNGISIPDADLLWSTNIEQQHIESADWNGLPTLFAGDQQYSVPFDIFSAIFFLLSRYEEYYSYTPDKHNRYPATESILFKKELLNRPIVDEWVSAFSKLLVSNSIAVKERTFQFLPTYDIDIAWSYKHKGAARTFGAFAKEVLKGNMNNLWDRLKTLFGSKKDPYDSFEWLDRLHEQYKLAPIYFILCAQATSAFDKNIAPTNTAMQNLLKHLANRYSLGIHPSYYIDSNKNLLSEEKGLLENFINKPTSISRQHYIKNKMPDTYRQLLANNITEDYSMGYGTHLGFRAGTGSAFLWFDLEKGEQQNLRVHPFCFMDTTAYYEEKLTTQESFTRLQKMKDKLEETNSTLVTVFHNFSLGTDKMWKGWSEAYERFISECKL; from the coding sequence ATGCCAGCACTTACTATATACAGTAAACAAAACAGTGCAAGGCTAAGTTATGTACTAGATTGGTTGTTCCGTGACCGTTTGGATATCGACTATGTTATTGTAGACCGAATACCTGTAACAAATGACATTTTCATTTCTTATGGAGCGGTTTGTGATAATGGCATTTCTATACCCGATGCAGATTTACTTTGGTCAACTAATATTGAGCAACAACATATAGAATCTGCTGACTGGAACGGATTGCCCACATTATTTGCTGGAGATCAGCAATACTCTGTTCCTTTCGATATCTTCTCTGCCATATTTTTCCTTTTATCTAGGTATGAAGAATATTATAGCTATACCCCTGATAAACATAATAGATACCCTGCTACAGAAAGCATTCTTTTTAAAAAGGAATTGCTAAACAGACCTATTGTAGATGAATGGGTGAGTGCTTTTAGCAAGCTACTTGTTTCAAATAGTATTGCAGTAAAAGAAAGAACCTTTCAGTTCCTACCTACTTATGATATTGACATAGCATGGTCTTATAAACATAAAGGAGCTGCTAGAACTTTTGGTGCTTTTGCGAAAGAAGTGCTAAAAGGGAATATGAATAATTTGTGGGACAGACTAAAGACATTATTCGGTTCAAAAAAAGACCCCTATGATTCTTTTGAATGGCTGGATAGGTTACATGAGCAATATAAACTAGCACCAATATATTTTATACTCTGTGCTCAAGCAACTAGTGCTTTTGACAAAAATATTGCGCCTACCAATACTGCTATGCAAAATTTGCTTAAGCATTTAGCAAATAGATATTCATTAGGCATACACCCATCTTATTATATTGACAGTAATAAAAACTTATTGTCGGAAGAAAAAGGGCTGCTGGAAAATTTTATAAATAAACCCACTTCTATTTCCCGTCAGCACTACATCAAAAATAAAATGCCTGACACCTACCGACAGTTATTAGCAAACAATATTACAGAAGACTATAGCATGGGCTATGGCACACATTTAGGATTCAGAGCCGGAACAGGCAGCGCTTTCTTATGGTTCGATCTGGAAAAAGGAGAACAACAAAACTTAAGGGTCCATCCTTTCTGCTTTATGGACACCACAGCATATTATGAAGAAAAGTTGACTACTCAGGAATCTTTTACAAGACTTCAAAAAATGAAAGATAAACTCGAGGAAACCAACAGTACTTTGGTTACTGTATTCCACAACTTCTCTTTAGGAACTGATAAAATGTGGAAAGGGTGGAGTGAAGCTTATGAGCGTTTTATTTCTGAATGTAAACTCTAA